DNA sequence from the Streptomyces sp. MST-110588 genome:
CCAGCGCCTGGAGACCCGCAAGCTGGTGGACCGGGCCAAGAGCATCCTGCAGACCCAGTACGGGCTGACCGAGCCGGCTGCCTTCCGCTGGATCCAGAAGACCTCCATGGACCGCCGGCTGTCCATGCAGCAGGTCGCCGAGGCGGTCATCGAGGACGCCGAGGAGAAGAAGCAGCAGAAGGAGAAGCAGGACAGGCAGGATAAGCAGGGCAAGTCGGGTGGTTAGCTCACGCGGTGAGTGATGGCAGGCCGCCGCGTCGAAGGGGGTAACCTCGGTCGGCGGCCCGCCTGTTCTGGTTATGCGGGTATTTCTTCTGCTTCTTCTGTTCCCTCGGCGAAGAGCAGCCGCAGGTTCATCGCCCCCTGGCGGGCTGCCTTCGCCTTCCCGTACTCGGCGCTGGAGTACCACTGCCGCAGTCGGTCCATGTCCGGGAATTCCACGACGGTCGCGACCCGGGACGGCGGCCATTCCCCCTCCGCCGCCTCCGGCACGGAGCCCTGGATGAGGTAGCGACCGCCGTAGAGGCGGATCGACGGTTCCGCGAGCGCCCGGTAGGCGTGGGCCGCCTTCTCGTCCAGGACCTCGGCTTCGACGATCACATAAGCAGGCATGGGAGCTTCTCCTCGGATGGCGAGCGGTGTGTAGTCAGGACACGGCGTGTAGTTTTTGCGTCGGTGGATACTAGCGCAGCACTGTAGAGTGCCAAGCGTGGCAGTGACGACGCAGCAGGGGATGAGCCGGCGGGAGCGGCTGCGCGCCGAGGCGACGCGGGAGATCACCGCGATCGCGCTGGAGCAGATGGCGGCGGACGGTCCCGGGGCGATCTCGCTGCGGGGGATCGCCCGTGAGATGGGTATGACCCCACGGGCCATCTACGGCTACTTCGCCACCCGCGACGAGTTGATCACCGCCCTGGCCGACGACATCGCTTCGTCGCTCGCCGACACTCTGGAGGCTGCCCGGGACGCCGCTGCGGTGACCGACCCGCGGCGCCGACTGCTGGCCTGGGGGCTGGCCCTGCGGGAGTGGGCCCTGGCCAACCCCGAAGGCTTCCGGCTCGTCTACGGTGATCCGGTCCCCGGCTATCAGCCGCCCGCCGGTGACGGCCCGGCGGAACGGGCCGCGCGCCGGATCTGTGGTGGGCTCAACCGGCTGGTGGCCGAGGTCGCGTCCACGGCCGGCCCCGGCGCGTACGCCCCGGCAGCAGGTGCGGAGGCGGACAGCGTAAAGGCGGGCGAGGCGGAGGCGGAGGCGGACGGAGCGGAGGCGGACGAGGCGGAGGCGGACGGTTTCGGCTGGTCGGACTTTCCCGAGGAGTACCTGGCCAAGGTACGGGCCGAGGTGCCGGATCTGTCGCCTGCCGTGGTCGCGCTCGCGCTGCGGGCCTGGGGGCGGATGCACGGCCTGGTGACGCTTGAAATCCACGGGCATTTGGGAGCTGTGACCCGCGACCCGGCCGCTCTCTACCGGGCCGAGATGCTCG
Encoded proteins:
- a CDS encoding DUF1330 domain-containing protein yields the protein MPAYVIVEAEVLDEKAAHAYRALAEPSIRLYGGRYLIQGSVPEAAEGEWPPSRVATVVEFPDMDRLRQWYSSAEYGKAKAARQGAMNLRLLFAEGTEEAEEIPA
- a CDS encoding TetR/AcrR family transcriptional regulator, which produces MAVTTQQGMSRRERLRAEATREITAIALEQMAADGPGAISLRGIAREMGMTPRAIYGYFATRDELITALADDIASSLADTLEAARDAAAVTDPRRRLLAWGLALREWALANPEGFRLVYGDPVPGYQPPAGDGPAERAARRICGGLNRLVAEVASTAGPGAYAPAAGAEADSVKAGEAEAEADGAEADEAEADGFGWSDFPEEYLAKVRAEVPDLSPAVVALALRAWGRMHGLVTLEIHGHLGAVTRDPAALYRAEMLDLIRSVGGSSC